A DNA window from Bradyrhizobium barranii subsp. barranii contains the following coding sequences:
- the tnpC gene encoding IS66 family transposase has protein sequence MIEAERRRADDECSARLHVESELAASKESVERLELLVKEYERARFGKRSEKFNPDQMQLVLEDIEIAIAEVQERQDDRARRAGTAPSSRRTRRAARAFPAHLPRIEQVIEPENLECPCGCGRMVQIGEDRSRRLDVMAAQYRVIETVRPRYACAKGCTGVAQAPAPAHLVEGGIPTEALLAQVAVAKFSEHMPLYRQSQVLARHGIFIDRAVLADWMGTVAFHLAPLVERMSVVMKQSGRLFIDETRAPVLDPGRGRTKTGYLWAVLRDDRGHGGADPPIVVYHYAPGRGGDHAERILEGFDGILQVDGYQGYHRLARPKLKGGVPLRLAACWSHSRRKIIAATPKAGSPIAEAVLARIAALYAIEKEIRGADAPARQTTRNERSRPLVAELERFLREQAARLSPGSEMGKAIAYLLNHWDGLTLFLDDGCVEMDTNPVENQIRPLTLTRKNSLFAGHDEGGRSWARIASLIATCKINSVEPYVWMKATLKAIATGHPQSRIDELLPWSFGRTS, from the coding sequence ATGATTGAAGCCGAGCGTCGTCGCGCAGACGATGAATGCTCGGCGCGCCTTCATGTCGAGAGTGAACTGGCTGCGTCCAAAGAGAGCGTCGAACGCCTCGAACTGCTCGTGAAGGAGTACGAGCGCGCACGTTTCGGTAAACGCTCGGAGAAGTTCAATCCCGATCAGATGCAACTGGTTCTCGAGGACATCGAGATTGCCATCGCCGAAGTCCAGGAACGCCAGGACGATCGTGCGCGCCGCGCCGGCACGGCGCCGTCCAGCCGCCGGACCAGGCGCGCTGCCCGTGCCTTTCCCGCGCACCTGCCGCGCATCGAGCAGGTGATCGAACCCGAGAACCTCGAGTGTCCCTGCGGCTGCGGCCGGATGGTCCAGATCGGCGAGGATCGCTCCCGCCGTCTCGATGTCATGGCCGCCCAGTATCGTGTGATCGAGACGGTGCGACCGCGCTACGCCTGCGCAAAGGGCTGCACCGGTGTTGCTCAGGCGCCGGCGCCCGCCCATCTCGTGGAGGGTGGCATCCCCACCGAGGCGCTGCTGGCGCAGGTGGCGGTCGCCAAGTTCAGCGAGCACATGCCACTCTATCGTCAGTCGCAGGTTCTGGCTCGGCATGGCATCTTCATCGATCGCGCCGTTCTGGCAGACTGGATGGGAACGGTCGCCTTCCACCTCGCGCCGCTGGTCGAGCGCATGAGCGTCGTGATGAAGCAATCGGGCCGCTTGTTCATAGACGAGACCAGGGCGCCTGTGCTCGATCCGGGCCGGGGCCGAACGAAGACCGGCTATCTGTGGGCTGTCCTGCGCGACGATCGCGGCCACGGCGGCGCTGATCCACCAATCGTGGTCTACCACTACGCGCCAGGACGCGGTGGTGACCATGCTGAGCGCATCCTCGAGGGCTTCGACGGCATCCTTCAGGTCGACGGATACCAGGGCTATCATCGGCTCGCACGGCCCAAGCTCAAAGGCGGCGTGCCGCTGCGGCTGGCCGCATGTTGGTCCCACTCAAGGCGCAAGATCATCGCAGCGACTCCGAAAGCCGGCTCACCCATCGCCGAAGCCGTTCTCGCGCGCATCGCCGCACTCTATGCGATCGAGAAGGAGATCCGTGGCGCCGACGCCCCGGCTCGGCAAACGACCCGTAACGAGCGATCACGGCCGCTCGTCGCTGAACTCGAGAGGTTTCTGCGCGAGCAAGCCGCTCGCCTGTCGCCGGGCAGCGAGATGGGCAAGGCGATCGCCTATCTCCTGAACCATTGGGATGGCCTCACCTTGTTTCTCGACGATGGTTGCGTTGAGATGGACACCAATCCCGTCGAAAATCAAATCAGGCCGCTGACTCTGACGCGTAAAAATAGTTTATTTGCTGGTCACGACGAAGGTGGTCGTTCATGGGCGCGCATAGCTTCGCTCATCGCCACCTGCAAAATCAACAGCGTGGAGCCCTACGTCTGGATGAAAGCGACGCTCAAAGCGATCGCAACCGGTCACCCGCAGTCCCGGATCGACGAGCTCCTGCCCTGGTCGTTCGGCCGCACCTCGTAA
- a CDS encoding recombinase family protein codes for MKSELVTPSHLARKAVVYIRQSTPHQVVSNQESLRLQYALRQRARELGWREAAIDVIDADLGLSGASIAQRNGFKELVGRVGLSEVGLILSIDVTRLARNCTDWYPLLDICGLRGCLIADRDGVYDPGTPNGRLLLGLKGSISELELHTIRSRLTAGLLAKAERGELAVMLPIGLMRDPSGVVVKDPDMAVQGRLGLVFQLFLQLRSVAKVMRALNERDLELPRRDRYGDLCWTRATLAAVAAILKNPAYAGAFVYGRTRFRPPKREGALPQKAPRPMEEWRIVVKDRYPAYIDWPIYEKIRSVIRDNRAEYMRIKTRGAPRNGELLLHGIAWCARCGHKMYVRYKGGGEYVCNHLRTQEGQPTCQHIRAAHIDAAVGDAFLTALAPAELDALSRSRRVQQQTNNALRSSAERELERKRYTAALAERQFNRADPDNRLVASELERRWEAALNDVRAAEEALARQTPPKAITQVAISKELNDKVISLTGRLPQIWGDETISDAHRKALLRCLIEKVVLDRGERDLALARIVWRGGAVTELEVKMSVNSVTRLTRGTEMRERLLTLARDGVPDDKIATILTREGHRSPRCADKVLPITVGRLRRAAAIKVTAQRSRWEHDDSYLSPPELARRLEIPVNWLYVQIRTKRLLIDRQPSGAYLFPNTPSVLHAIGDLRNHVIAQLDLRICQPNKEGHQHG; via the coding sequence ATGAAGTCCGAGCTGGTCACACCAAGCCACTTGGCGCGCAAAGCCGTAGTCTACATCCGGCAGTCGACGCCCCATCAGGTCGTAAGCAATCAGGAGAGCCTGCGCCTTCAATACGCGCTTCGCCAGCGCGCCCGCGAACTCGGATGGCGTGAGGCGGCCATCGACGTGATTGATGCCGATCTCGGGTTGAGCGGCGCGTCTATAGCACAGCGTAACGGCTTCAAGGAACTCGTTGGCCGTGTTGGCCTGAGTGAAGTGGGACTCATCCTGTCGATCGACGTGACCCGCTTGGCGCGTAATTGTACCGACTGGTATCCGCTCCTGGATATCTGTGGTCTACGTGGCTGCCTGATCGCCGACCGCGATGGTGTCTATGATCCGGGCACTCCCAACGGACGGTTGCTTCTCGGGCTGAAGGGTTCGATCTCCGAGCTTGAGCTACATACGATCCGCAGCCGGCTGACCGCCGGCCTGCTGGCCAAAGCCGAACGCGGCGAACTTGCGGTTATGCTGCCAATCGGGCTGATGCGGGACCCGAGCGGTGTGGTCGTTAAGGATCCCGACATGGCCGTGCAAGGGCGGCTCGGTCTCGTCTTCCAGTTATTCCTGCAGCTGCGCAGCGTTGCCAAGGTCATGCGAGCGTTGAACGAGCGTGACCTGGAACTGCCGCGTCGTGATCGATATGGCGATTTGTGCTGGACGCGCGCGACGCTGGCTGCCGTCGCGGCGATCTTGAAGAACCCCGCATACGCGGGCGCCTTTGTCTATGGACGAACCCGCTTCCGGCCGCCGAAGCGGGAGGGGGCCCTGCCACAAAAGGCTCCGCGGCCGATGGAGGAGTGGCGGATCGTCGTTAAAGATCGATATCCAGCCTATATCGACTGGCCAATTTATGAAAAAATCCGATCCGTCATCAGAGATAACCGAGCCGAATACATGCGCATCAAAACCCGCGGCGCGCCTCGCAATGGCGAGCTCCTGCTCCACGGCATTGCCTGGTGCGCACGATGTGGCCATAAGATGTACGTCCGCTACAAGGGCGGCGGCGAATATGTATGCAATCACCTGCGTACCCAGGAAGGTCAGCCAACCTGCCAACACATCCGCGCCGCCCATATCGATGCAGCCGTTGGCGACGCATTCCTAACCGCACTAGCGCCGGCCGAACTCGATGCCTTGTCGCGCTCCCGCCGGGTGCAGCAGCAGACGAACAATGCGCTACGCTCCAGTGCAGAACGAGAGCTCGAGCGCAAGCGATACACGGCGGCGCTCGCCGAACGGCAGTTCAACCGAGCTGATCCAGATAATCGGTTGGTCGCCTCGGAACTCGAGCGTCGATGGGAAGCGGCGCTAAACGACGTGCGCGCCGCCGAAGAGGCGCTTGCCCGACAGACGCCGCCCAAAGCCATCACACAAGTGGCCATAAGCAAGGAGCTCAACGACAAGGTCATCAGCCTCACCGGCCGCCTCCCGCAGATATGGGGTGACGAGACTATCTCGGATGCGCATCGCAAGGCGTTGTTGCGATGTCTCATCGAAAAGGTCGTTCTCGACCGCGGTGAGCGCGACTTGGCCCTGGCTAGGATCGTCTGGCGGGGAGGCGCCGTGACGGAGCTCGAAGTGAAGATGAGCGTCAACTCCGTCACCAGATTGACGCGAGGCACAGAGATGCGGGAACGCCTTCTGACGCTCGCTCGCGACGGCGTCCCAGACGACAAGATCGCCACAATCCTTACTCGGGAAGGTCACCGCTCTCCCCGTTGCGCCGATAAGGTGCTGCCTATCACCGTTGGGCGGCTCCGTCGTGCCGCCGCCATCAAGGTAACTGCCCAGCGCAGCCGATGGGAGCATGACGACTCATACCTCAGCCCGCCCGAACTGGCCCGAAGGCTCGAGATTCCAGTAAACTGGCTCTATGTTCAGATCCGAACCAAGCGTTTGCTAATTGATCGCCAGCCCAGCGGCGCCTATCTCTTCCCGAATACACCATCCGTTCTTCACGCCATCGGAGACCTTCGAAACCACGTCATCGCGCAACTTGATCTAAGAATCTGTCAGCCTAACAAGGAGGGGCATCAACATGGGTGA
- the tnpB gene encoding IS66 family insertion sequence element accessory protein TnpB (TnpB, as the term is used for proteins encoded by IS66 family insertion elements, is considered an accessory protein, since TnpC, encoded by a neighboring gene, is a DDE family transposase.) has translation MIIPAQGLRIVLAVRPVDFRCGHDALAGLVQNTLGLDPHSGLIVVFRSKRADRLKILLWDGTGLVLVYKRLGRDGRFEWPQISDGVMHLTRVQFEALFDHPC, from the coding sequence ATGATCATTCCGGCGCAGGGACTGCGGATTGTGCTTGCTGTGCGTCCTGTTGACTTCCGGTGCGGGCACGACGCGCTGGCCGGTCTTGTGCAAAACACGCTTGGGCTCGATCCGCATTCGGGCCTGATCGTGGTTTTTCGTTCGAAGCGCGCCGACCGGCTGAAGATTTTGCTATGGGACGGCACGGGCCTCGTTTTGGTCTACAAGCGCCTTGGCCGCGATGGTCGTTTCGAGTGGCCGCAGATCAGCGACGGCGTCATGCATCTGACGCGCGTGCAGTTCGAAGCGCTGTTCGATCACCCATGTTGA
- a CDS encoding transposase, producing the protein MEQSGEEAEADGFVGKLTRRTRSGGRLWSAEIKGRAVFESMKPDARVCDVARRYGVKAQQLTTWRRLARAGRLALVTDDAADFVSIELSDPVASGKSEGPVEITIGKVSVRLDADVSAVRIAEIVTAIERGA; encoded by the coding sequence ATGGAACAATCGGGGGAGGAAGCCGAAGCTGATGGCTTTGTGGGGAAGCTTACGCGCCGGACGCGTTCTGGAGGCCGGTTATGGTCTGCGGAGATCAAGGGGCGCGCTGTTTTCGAGAGCATGAAGCCCGACGCCCGGGTATGTGATGTCGCACGGCGTTATGGTGTGAAGGCCCAGCAGTTGACGACGTGGCGCAGATTGGCGCGTGCTGGCCGGCTCGCATTGGTCACGGACGACGCGGCGGATTTCGTGTCGATCGAGCTGAGCGATCCAGTGGCGTCAGGCAAGAGCGAGGGGCCCGTCGAGATTACGATTGGCAAGGTTTCGGTCCGCCTGGATGCGGACGTGTCGGCGGTGCGGATCGCGGAGATCGTGACTGCGATCGAGCGCGGCGCATGA